CTTACCACCAGAGTACGAAACAACTGCTGAGATGATTGCTAAATATATTTATGACGAAACTAAAAAACGAGTCCCAGCCGATGTGCAACTGAAAGTAGCAGTGTCGGAAACTCCTAATAGTTGGGCAGAGTATGAAGATGATTAGGTATCTTGGTGTCTTTGTGCCTTAGTGGTTCAATCATAAACTTTCTTTACCACCAAGACACTAAGACACAAAGAAAAATTGCTGAAAAATAGAGCTTTCAGTGCAAAATTAAGCAAAAAATAATTCCTTCTTAAACTTCTAGTGAGATTTATGAAGTCAGGAAAGAATCTCAATTTGACTTCTATTGATCCTGGAGGAATTGATGGCTGATTTGTTCTTCTCGGAATACATTGAGGGAAGCAGCAACAACAAAGCATTAGAAATTTATAACGGTACTGGTGCTGCCATTGACTTAAGTTTGGAAGGCTACATCGTACAGATGTATTTCAACGGTAGCACTTCTGCTGGCTTAACAATCAATTTAACTGGTACAGTAGCAAATGACGATGTTTTCGTGCTAGCCCAAAGCAGTGCTAGTGCAGTTATTCTCGCTCAAGCAGATCAAACCAATGGTGCGGGATGGTTCAATGGTGATGATGCGATTGTGCTGCGTAAAGGTGGCGTCAATGGCACAATAGTTGATTCGATTGGTCAAATTGGCTTTGACCCTGGTACTGAATGGGGAAGTGGACTGACTAGTACAGCAGACAATACTTTGCGTCGCAAAAGTGGTTTCATCAATGGTGATACCAACCCCTCTGATGTTTTTGACCCTACTGTGGAATGGGATGGTTTCGCTACAGATAGCTTCGACGATTTAGGAATCTACACAACAAATGGTGGTGAAACACCATCCCTGAGTTTAAGTGTTTCTCCTACTAGCTTTTCAGAAGCAGCAGGAAGTAATGCTGCTATTGGTACAGTAACTCGTACAGGAAGTACAACCAACGCCCTGACAGTTACTTTAGCTAGTAACGATACAACTGAGGCAACTGTGCCTACAACAGTAGAAATTCCGGCGGGACAAACCTCAACCACTTTTGATATTGCTGCTGTTGATGATGCGATCGCTGATGGTTCCCAGACTGTCACCTTCACCGCGACTGCATCCGGCTTTACCAACGGCACAACTACTGTCACGGTAACAGATAATGAAGTTACGCCAGGTAATACTCGCATTCGTGACATTCAAGGTGCAACTCATGTGTCACCCCTGGTTGGTCAAACAGTTACTAATGTTCCTGGTATTGTTACCGTACTACGTTCTAATGGCTTTTATTTGCAAGATCCCAATCCTGACAGCAATGATGCCACTTCCGAGGGGATTTTTATCTTTACTTCCTCTGCACCCACAGTCAGTGTTGGTGACTCGATTTTAGTTAGTGGTACAGTCAGTGAGTTTCGTCCTGGCGGATCTAGTGGGACAAACAATCTCTCAATTACCCAAATTGGTAGTAATCCCAGCATCACTGTACTATCAAATGGCAATTCCTTACCAACAGCGACAATTCTGGGCAATGGCGGACGCACAATCCCCACAACGGTAATAGAAGACGATGCTACTGGGAATGTGGAAACCAGTGGCACTTTTGACCCATCCCAAGATGGCATTGACTTCTACGAAAGTGTAGAAGGAATGCTAGTGCAGGTAAATAATCCAGTGGCAGTCGGCCCTACCAATGATTTTGGTGAAATCCCTGTTTTGGCTGACAATGGCGTTAATGCTAGCATCCGTACAAGTCGTGGTGGAATTGTGATCCAGCCTGGCGATTTTAATCCAGAGCGGATTATTATTGATGATGCGATTATTCCTAATCCGGCCCAGGTGAATGTAGGCGATCGCTTTAATGGCTCAGTAACAGGTGTAATTGACTACAGCTTTGGCAACTTTAAGCTCTTAAATACTACGTCTTTGCCAGGTGTGACTTCTGGTGGTCTGACTCGTGAGACAACAGCGATCGCAGCGAGTGAGGATAAACTGACTGTTGCCACCTTTAATGTGGAAAACCTCGATCCAGGTGATGGTAGTGACAAGTTTAATAGCTTGGCAAATGCAATTGTTAACAATCTCAAGTCACCAGACATCATCAGTTTAGAAGAAGTGCAAGACAACAACGGTGCTACGAATGACTCTGTTGTTGATGCGAGTCTGACCTATCAAACTTTAATTGATGCGATCGCAGCTGCTGGTGGCCCGACTTACGAATATCGTCAAATTAATCCGGTGGATGACCAAGATGGCGGTGAACCAGGCGGCAATATTCGCGTTGGTTTCCTATTTAATCCCAACCGGGTTGATTTTGTAGACCGTCCCGGTGGCACATCCACCACCAATACAACAATAGTTAATGGTGAACTTTCTGCCAGCCCTGGTCGTCTGATTGACACCGATCTCTCAGATGGTGATGCTTTTGCTAATAGCCGTAAGCCTCTGGTGGGTGAGTTTGTCTTCAATGGCAATACAGTATTTGTAGTCGCCAACCACTTTAATTCTAAAGGTGGCGACCAACCCTTATTCGGACGCTTCCAACCACCAACACTGACTTCGGAAGCACAAAGAACACAACAAGCCCAAATTGTCAATAATTTTATAGACAGCGTTTTGGCAGCAGACCCCAACGCTAATGTTGTGGTCATGGGTGATCTTAACGACTTCCAGTTTTCCAACCCCATTGCAACCTTAAAAGGTGGCGTTCTCACTAACCTAGTTGATACGCTGCCAATAAATGAACAGTACACTTATGTCTTTGAGGGTAACTCCCAAGTTCTTGACCATATATTAGTAACTAATAATCTGGTCAATAAGTCTGAATTCGATGTTGTGCATATTAATGCTGAGTTTGTCGCTCAAGTCAGCGACCATGACCCCGTGATGGCAAGCTTTAACCTAGCTCAAGTTTACAACGAAATAGTTGGCACACCAGGTAATGATAATCTTGTAGGAACAGCCGCAAGCGATCGCATTCAAGGTTTAGAAAAAAATGACACCCTTAATGGCTTGGGTGGTAACGATATTCTGGAAGGCGATGCAGGTAACGATACCATTTACGGTGGTGATGGTAACGATACAATTTATGGTGATGCTGGCAACGACAAGATTTATGGCGAAGCTGGCAATGACAAGATTTATGCTGGTCAAGGCAACGATCAAGTTTATGGTGGCGATGGTGATGACGTAATCTACGCTGAAGCCGGCAATAACAAAATTGATTCTGGTTCAGGCTTTGATACAGTATTTAGTGGCAGTGGTCGTGATACCTTTGTGCTGGCTGCTGGTGAAGGATTTGATCAAATTGAAAACTTCACATTCAGACAAGACCGTATCAACTTAAGTGGCTTAAGCTTTGCAGACATCACAATTACCCAAGGTACTGGTGCAGATGCAAATAATACGCTGATCAGTGTGACGAGTACTGGTGATCTGTTGGCTTCTTTAATTGGAGTACAAGTTAACACAGTTACGAGTTCTGTGTTTACTATAGTTTAATCATCTGTGTTCGATAAAATAGCCCACCATCCGGCTAATGAATGGTGGGTGTTTCACATTCGCGATCGCAGTGAAAATATGAAGTGATTATCCGAACTTAATATTACGCAATTTTGGCCAAGTAACTTAATTTTAACCGCCAAGATGCCAAGGGTTTGTAGAGCGTGCCTAAGTCCTAATTGGTAACTATACTTATTTAGGACTTACGCAAAAAACTCTCAAACTCAATATTCCTCTGTGTACTCTGCGTCCTCTGCGGTTTATTGTTTTGTTATAGTTATGCGTAAGTCCAGTTATTGTTTAGAATCGCGCTCTAACAACTGTTGAATCTCACTCCGTAAGGCAGTAATTTCCTCATGTAGTGCTGTTATTGATTTTGCTCCTGCTAACTCAGCTTGGTCATCGTCTGCATCCCTACCAATAAAAAAAGTGGCAAGAGTTGCTGTGACGTAGCCAAAAACGGCAAAGGCATATAATGCTAAAATCAAACAAAGTACCCGACCTTCAGGTGTTTGTGGCCAGTACTCTGACCCCATCGTTGTCATCAGCATCGCTGTCCACCACAATGCAGTACCATAATTCTTCAACCCAGAGCCATCGGGAAGCTGATTTTCAAATGCATACATGCCAGCAGATCCTACCAGCGTGACAATTGTTGTCAGAATGATGACATAGCCAAACCCACGACGATTAAAACTAGCGCTTAATGCCTGCATACCTCGATTGGTACGAGTCATCACTCGTAGTAATTGCAATCCTCGCACAGACCGTACTGTACGTAGCGCCCGTACTAATTTGAAAATGCGGAAGATGCGTAGACCTGGTAACATCAGAGAAAAAACGGTTAGCCAGTTGCGTTTGAGATAAGAAAGCTTACGCGGAGCTAATGCCAGTTCTAGCAAAAAATCAAGGATGAAAATTATCCAAATTGTGTTGCTAACTACTTCCAGTAGTGAATTTAATCCCCAAATCAGTTCGATAACAAATAGTACCAGCCACCCAAAGGCAAGCACTAGCATGGGAATTTCCAGCCATTCTTCCAACTGCTGAAGGACTTGACTGCGCTCTTGTTCTAGAGTTTGTTTGTTAAATGGGTCAAGGTTACTCATAGCTATTTGCTAGCAGGAGGCTCAAGCAAGCTGAGATTTAACTATCTCAAAAGCTTTTCCACTTAGTTCTATAGTATTTGTACTATTATTGACTGCATATCACCCTCTTGCTAACCATCCCCTATTGCTAAATAGTTATGTCTCTAGCTAGGGGTATATTTGTTAATTGAACCAGTAGTGGAGTGCGTTATAAACATTAATCCTAACGCACCGCCAGATCAAGTTTGTCGCGATCGCTTTCATGTTTGTGATGAATGTCTTCACGTTATAAGCTTGGTATATCCTTATATGTTGCCTACATAGTAGCGTACATCCGTGCGCCATTAATGAGTTATAATTATAATTATAAATACCCTTCTTCCTCAGCAAAATTACGTAATCTTGGTAGACACTGACGTTGATAAAAACTGCTCAAAGTAGAGACTGGTAAATTATATTCTACTGATAACTCCTTCCAGCCTACCTCTGGTGGTAAGCGTTTCAAAATTAACACCTGACAATTTACATGCGGGTGTCCTTTAATGTAGGTGTTGCGTAGTTCTCCATCGATATCTTCTTCTGCCCATAACTTTACCGTTTCCAAAATAGGAGGCACATCGGGGAAAGCGGGCAGTTTATCTTCAGGATATATAGTTTCAAGGCGATCGCCAGAAGCAGACTGATTTACACTGGGAAGGGCTTTTTTAGCATTTTCCTCCCGTTGTTGAGTGTAAAAATCTTGCAGTCTCCATCTTAGGTAAGCATTCAACCAGGTAATCACAGAACCCCGTGCTGGATCGTAAGCGCCACAAACATTAGCACAGAAGTACAACCACGTCTGTTGCAGCGCATCTTGATAGTAAGGCGTACTCTCTTTCCAAAGTTTGCCAGCAGCCAAGCGAATAATTTGTGTAAGTCGCTTCTGACGCTGTGGACTTCCAGTAGGATATCCACAAGCTTCATTTACTAAATACCGTAAATTTTCCTCCAATGTTTGCATATATAGTTTTCGCGAACACAGCAAGCCTTTTCTAAGTATTGCGTAGAATTGGCATTTGCGATCAGGGAATGGGGAGATGGGGAGGTGAAGGGTGTGAGAAGTGTGTAGACGCGTAGCGGCTTCCCGTAAGGGTGGAGTGTGAGGGGTGTGAGGAGTGTGATGTCTCCCTTGTCTTCCTTGTCCCCCATGTCTTCTTTGTCTCCTGTGTCCCCTTGTCTCCCGTGTTGTCTTGTCTCCAATCCCCGATCTCCGACCAAACTACAACCCTATCCAAGAAAGAAGCACTCGCCACCAAGAAACACTCACCTGACCGTTGAGGTTCATTTTTTTACGGATATCTTGAATATTCCAATTGGTTAGTTTCGCAAGCGTTTGTGCTTCTTGTTCAAAGCGTTTTCTTAAAGACCGTTTGTATTCTCTACCCGCTTGACACTTAGCTTCACCTGTAAACGGATGTTGCAAAATATAACGTCCTTGGAAGTTTTCCCGGTTAGATGTTTCTTGGAAGATTAAATCTTCTGGAAATTTGTCACGAGTGTAGCGGACGTGGAGGCGAGTGATAAAAACGTCGTTGGGAACAGTCGAACGACGAAAAGGTGCTGAGTGATAAATATCTGGAGGGAAATTATTTAACCAAAAGACGCCTGCTTCTTTAAGTTCTTCTGAGTTAAGCGGTTCAGCAGAACAGGGATCACAACTACCCATATCCCAAGCGTATTCCAAAAATCCCACTTTCCGGTCTTCTTTGGTGTAGGCAGTTTGGAACATGGATTTATAAAATTCGCCAAATTCATTTTTGACAAACAGAGGAATATTAGCATCAGAAGGAACTTTGACAGTGCGGTAGTTAGTAAGTTCTGCCTGTCCTTTAGGCGAAAGGATATAAACAATTAAATCTTGATCTGTTGCCGCATTGATCATACCCAAACGAATTGGCAACATGAATTTGGGCGACTGGTAAGAAATTTGCAATGGACGCAGGTTTTGATAGCCACTTTCTTCAAATTTATCTAGGTTGACTTTAGCTACAAAAAATTTCATCTTTTGCCGGATGTAAGGCTTAAGTAACTGCTGCGCCCCTCTGGGAATTTTGTAACCGTTACGAATTAGCCAAGTTTCCAGTCCGTTAGATTCTTTGGCACTTAAAATCAAAATATCGTATTCACCAACATTGAAACGCGCTTCCACTGTGACGCCCAAACTCTGGTTGCTGTTTCTTCTTTGCCCTTGACTTTCTGCTACTGTTGGTGCTGGCGCAGCTTCCAAGACTCTCTCATCATAGACAACAGTGCAGGGGTCAGAGTCATAATACTCTACTAATCGTGGTGCGCTAAAAGCATCCAAACGTTCGATGATCTTAGGGTTGCCGACACGTACTTGTTCTTTTTGGATAACAGTAGGAACAGGTACAACGATCGCAAAATCTTTCACATCACCTTGGTAGTCATTAGCCATCGTCAACACAGTGCGATCGCCACTATGTGCGATCGCCACCTGCGAAGCTTTGTTATATAGTTTTGTATCTGCTTTCGCAACATAAAAACCGCAAAATGCCCAAGCCGTAGGTGCAAAGCAAAATACAACTGCACATATCAGCAGTAATGAAATCAGGTATCTTAAGTGTTTCATAATTCGAGTAATGATTAGTAGTTAGTTAAGTACTCAGACACAATTAATTACACAGATTTTTTTCTATTCCCCGTTCCCTGTTAAGAGTCTCCACGAATGAATTTAATTTTGTCCAACTATTTATTTGTTTTATGTTTCTCCTGTGTCCCCCTTGTCTCCCTTCCCTTCTAGTCCTGTGTAATTGATATACCCAACCACTCACTCAATTCATGGGCTAACCACTGTACTTCTGCTTCTGAGTTAATGCCCCCACCGATACCACACAGTTGATATTTCTGGTTTCCAGCCCAAATAATTAACTGAGGTGGAACCTCTGTTTTAGCACCCAAAAAATCGGAAGTACAATGTTTGGCAATATACACCAGCTTGGTAATTTCTTGTCTCGGTGCAGGACGACTACGGGGAAATTTCCAGCCTAATATTTCCCAGGTGAGGGTTATTTGCTTTTGATCCACTCGTAAATGAATGCTTAGAAATAAAGCAAACAGAACTGTATTTCCCATAAGAAAGCTAGCACCCCAAAAGGGAAGTGAAATTAAGGCTAAGGGTATGTTGCCAGGGAAAGGTGTCAGCATGACACCAACAGTCCACAAAAGAATAAATGAATTCCAAGCGATCGCAAATAGACTTCCGATGCCAAATAAAGGATGAAAACCAACTGGTGGGATAAAAATTTTCAAACAATTCCCATCTTTTGTCAGTCTAATTTTGCTAATAGTTGGTTTTTGAATAGCGACAGGCGCAAAATCTCTTTGCAAGACTATAATTGCTTCTTGGGCAGAAGTTAAACGTCGTTCCAAACTAGGCTGAATCATCAACCTCAACCAATAGGTAAAGGCAATACTTAAATTAGTTAAATGTTCAAATTGTATCCGCAAATCTTTTTGAGGCAGATTAGCAGGATGAACACCAGTTAGGAGATAAATTAAAGTCGCTCCCAAGCTATAGAGGTCAGAAGCAGGAACTGTGCGCCCACTAAATTGTTCTGGTGGCATATAGCCGTACGTTCCCACAATAGTAATGGTTCCACCTTCAGTAGCAGCAACATTCTGCACTGAACCAAAGTCAACTAGATAAACTTGTCCAGCACTATTACCTGATCTATCTCCTAATAAAATATTGCTTGGTTTAATATCACGATGAATAACAGATGGATTTTGATTATGTAAGTAAACTAAAATTCCTAACAGTGACTTAGCTATATCTTTAAGTTCTGTTTCTGTAAAAGTGCGTCCTGCTTTGATATATTCTTCTAAATTTTTGGCTGGAATATAAGTTTGCACCAACGCAAACCCTTTTAACTGTGATGAATTCACCTCAAAATAGTCTAAATAGCGTGGAATAGCAGGATGTGATAAAGACTTGAGAGTTTCGGCTTCCCGCTCAAATAATTTCAGATCATCCCATTCAAAGTCATTGCTAAAGGATAGTAACTTGATCACAACTAATTCTTGCGTTTCCAAGTCACGAGCTAACAATGTACGCCTTCCAGCTTTTTTCCCCAACTGCTGCTGTACTTCGTAACGCCTACCTAACACTTCACCAGTCATATCAAGCGCTATTTTTATTAACTACTCAATCTCAATAGCTAGATGTTACTGATTTCAGCAAGTCTGACTCTTGCTGGAACAAAAAATCTAACTACGTTATTTAATTCACGAGCTAGCTATATAATTTCTAATTCAAATTCAACAAAGCCACCTTTACCACTCTAGTATTAAAATGCTGTGGGATAGTTGCTATAGGAATGGACGGAGGAAATCTCAGCAGTGGAAATTATAGATATATTTCGTAAAGTTGGGCCAGTGATCTGGCCGTTACTTCTATTTTCGGTGTTGGCGTTAAGTGTGATTTTAGAACGTCTATGGTTCTGGTTCCGAATTTTGAATCAAGAAAAGGAAACAGTTAATCGCATTTTAGAAGCTGCTCGTAACGATTGGGAAATCGCTAGGGATATTGCTAGACAAGCAACAGATCAGCCAATTGGTAGGTTTTTGTATGCTCCTTTAAGCCAACCGATAAGTAATGCGGAACTGTTTCGCCTAGCACTAGAGTCAACAGCAGAAACCGAGTTAGCCCAGATGCGACGCGGTGAAAAAGTTTTAGAACTTGTCATTGCTGTTTCTCCGTTGCTGGGATTGTTTGGTACAGTCTGGGGTTTGATTAGGTCTTTGGAATCAATTAAGATTGGCGACTTGGGAACAGAAGCAACAGCAGGAGTGACTACTGGTATTGGAGAAGCTTTATATAGTACAGCAATAGGAATGGGAATTGCGATCATCAGCTTGATTTTTTACCGATTCTTTCAAGCTTTACTGGTCAATCAAGTCAAAATATTCCGTAAAGCGGGGAATGATTTGGAAATTCTTTATTTGCAGTCACCGCCTGATTTGAGTAATAGTCAATCTAACCTCTCCCAGCCGGAAGTTATTGTTCGAGATTCTACCGGAGGGAAATTCCTTTCCCCCCGCAAGCGAAATCAAAATAAGTTTTCTGAACCTCCAGAAATTTCAGATTCAGATAAATCCGATTCTGAAAATTAAGTTATGTGTTGTTAGTTGTTTGTTGTTTGTTTTTAGAACAATCAACCATCAACTATCAACTCTCAACTACCAACCATCAACTAATCATCAGTTCACTAAAAAATGTAATCTCAACACACTAGCTTATGAAAGTTAATTTACATACTCCCATTGAAGATGCTCAAGTTCAAATCATTCCCTTAATTGATGTTATTTTTTGTATTTTGACGTTTTTTATCTTGGCGTCTCTACAATTTACTCGACAACAAGCAATTAATGTTGACTTGCCTAAAGCCAGTTCAGCAACAGGAAGTGTCAATGCGCTGCAAGGAAAAAATATTTTACCTGTAACTATTGATGCTGTTGGTCAGATCTATGTAGAAAAACAACCAATAAGACGTGAACAACTAGCAGGGATTTTAAGAAATTATTTGCAGCAAAATCCTAATGGTACTTTGGTACTAAATGCCTCTCGCTCAGCAACTTATAACGATGTTATAGAATTATTAGATTTGCTGCGACAAGTGGGAGGCGATCGCGTATCTTTGGGAATTATACCTGGTTCTTCAGACAAACCAGCCAATTCTCTACCTATTACCCCTCCCTCTTTTCCAGTTAACCCTGGTGCAGCACCTGTACCCAATACTGCACCAGTGGCTCCATTCAATCCCCAGGGCAATTTTAACCTCAATTCCCCTTCAATTCCTAATTCAGTTCTCTTTCCTGCTGTACCTGGTCAGTCTAACACTGGTACTTCTCCCCAGCAACCCACAGCACCAAGCAATACTAATCCTGCTTCACCAAGATGAGATCATCCGATTTGAGATTTGAGATTTTGGATTGGTGAGATACGGATAGCGAAAGAGCATGGCGATATTAAGTGCCGTTCTCATTAAGGAATCTGGAATTATACCCTGCTTTAAATTATCGGTCAACAGACGTGCTATGGCACGTCTCTACATTTCTAAACCTAAAAATATCTAAAATAAATTTTCGCTAGCGCAGAATTTTCTGCTAACTTACAAATTAAAGCTTCGTATTCGGTTTGTTTCTCTACGTCAACCGAGTGAATTTTATTGCGTTTTTTCACCAATCGCCATTTAAGTGTTAGGGATTGTAGCAATGAATATTGTGTCGCTTTTTGTTGCTTGGTTAGTAGTGGCTGCTAGCTTTTATTTTATTAGTAAATTGCCATTTATTGGAGTAGAAATTGATACTCCACAAAAGACTTTGGTTTCTGCTGCCGTATTTGGAATTGTGACAGCATTAGTTAGACCAATATTAGAGTTCGCATTTAAGCTACCAAATATTTTGACATTTGGATGGCTTGATGGATTTTTCTCATTTTTGATTACTGTCATCTGCTTTGGAATCGCAGCCTATTTAGTACAGGGATTTCGCTTACGTTTTGGGATTTGGAGCGCTATTTTAGGGGCGCTAACGCTGTCGATAGTGATGAAGATAATTTACACTATATTACCGTTAAATAGTTAGCAGTTACTCAGTTATCAGTTATTCAGTTATCAGTTATCAGTTATCAGTTATCAGTCTAAATTGGTAACTAACAACTAACAACTAACAACTAATAACCATATTTATTCGCTGGCAGTTGGGGGAGTAACAGTAGTACTAGATTGTTGACTACGTTGTTCACGTTTTTTGCGATCTGCTGAGAGCATATCTGCCATTACCACCAGTGCTTGGGTCATTTTATCTAGATTGGAACGATAAAGTTCCAAATCTTTATTGAGTTTGTCATCAGAAATATGCAAGCCAGTGGCAATGGATTTGAGTGCCTCAGTGCGTCGTTTTTCGTCTTTAACTAGTTCTGGATCTGACAGTTCTAATAAAGAGAATAAACCGATCGCAAACAAACGACTGTATTTAAATTTAGGATTACTAGCGATCGCTTGCAGATGGGATTGGAAGTCAGCATCTCGATTTAACTGAGTTTGTAGGCTTAAAGCAGCAATTAAATCTTGAGGTGGCAGACTTTTTGCTAGTTCTTGCAAACGTTGAGCATCCTGTCGATAGATTTGCGGATCTGCTTCTATTGCCCGCAGCAGGGCGTTGAATATCGATTCCTTATCCGATTCTGGCTGATAGCCTTGCATGAATCGGTCGAATGAGGTAACGACGCCCAAGGCAAAAATTGGGTTATAGCTGAAATCAACATTTACTGCGAGTAGGTGCATTTCTACCATTAATTCCTCTACCACTCGCCGATAAATAGTGTGAATCGGTCGGGTGTGGAGAGAGTGAAAAGTGCGCTTTGTGTCTGATACAGTACGAACGTTATTCACAAAAAAAATTTAAGATTTTAGGGCGACGTATGTTTATTTTCTCGCTTCCAGGTCAGTTTGCCAAGTTTCGTTCTTGAAGGGATCGGGGATCGGGGATCAAATAATAGTTCAGTTAAGCTAAAATCCGTCTTGAAAAGCTTTAAGCTCTTTCGGAGCTGCTTAGGAACCAGTGCGGCGGACTCCTTTCCCGGCATAAAGTAAAGAGGCGTCATCTGGCGTCACCTGGTGTGAAACCTCCGCACTCTCCGAGATGCCACTTTGCATCTCCAAAGTTTTCGCAAAATCCAAAATCCAAAATCCAAAATTTTATGACCCTTGCACCAGAGTTAATCACCCTAGCTCAATACTTAGCGGGTGAATTTGACAATAGAGAACAAGCTTTGGCAGAACCTGCTTGGTACGTCCACTTACGTTTATGGCAAATACCTGTACCTCTATTTTTAGAAGACAGTCTGACCCTATTTGCCGAACAAGCCAATATTGTTAAATTAGACCAACCCTATCGTCAAAGAATAATGCGGCTCACGTCAGGACACAACCAAGACGCACCTCTGAAAGTACAATACTATATGCCTAAAAACCCAACAGCTTTACGTGGTG
Above is a genomic segment from Fischerella sp. JS2 containing:
- the psb29 gene encoding photosystem II biogenesis protein Psp29; amino-acid sequence: MNNVRTVSDTKRTFHSLHTRPIHTIYRRVVEELMVEMHLLAVNVDFSYNPIFALGVVTSFDRFMQGYQPESDKESIFNALLRAIEADPQIYRQDAQRLQELAKSLPPQDLIAALSLQTQLNRDADFQSHLQAIASNPKFKYSRLFAIGLFSLLELSDPELVKDEKRRTEALKSIATGLHISDDKLNKDLELYRSNLDKMTQALVVMADMLSADRKKREQRSQQSSTTVTPPTASE
- a CDS encoding phage holin family protein produces the protein MNIVSLFVAWLVVAASFYFISKLPFIGVEIDTPQKTLVSAAVFGIVTALVRPILEFAFKLPNILTFGWLDGFFSFLITVICFGIAAYLVQGFRLRFGIWSAILGALTLSIVMKIIYTILPLNS